The following coding sequences lie in one Cannabis sativa cultivar Pink pepper isolate KNU-18-1 chromosome 5, ASM2916894v1, whole genome shotgun sequence genomic window:
- the LOC115716268 gene encoding uncharacterized protein LOC115716268: MEGELWNWILLLLLLLLFYIIIKRVIDCLVAWCYQLYFPVGYTNKNYFSSSACFPLLSLLLFFFFCVRVRVPTSHCSIRYSKLTMDGDNTEFNDWEVLHNSDTAAPDSSDNAPKNFDGIDGDSEGMIRSDYFSLDNQGRVAAAAAAVSDEVSDSVESDNPSWIDPAPDTRFGSINPGELWSDSGSDGSDDRKLTEFDAKKELEFLENAKSQVSFEGIGEIQTLTKETREFWSDTGGDDGISATGFGYFAKETVMSVGDSTTELQGEGAAFSNESAAIDEVKSEEKSNDGEVEKRTVVWWKVPFEVLKYCAFRVSPVWTFSVAAAMLGIVMLGRRLYKMKRKTRSLQLKVTMDDKKVSQFMSRAARLNEAFSVVRRVPIIRPSLPATGVAPWPVMTLR; encoded by the exons ATGGAGGGAGAGTTATGGAATTggattctattattattattattattattattttatattattattaaaagagTGATTGACTGCCTTGTAGCGTGGTGCTATCAGTTGTATTTCCCTGTGGGTTATACCAATAAAAACTACTTTTCTTCCTCTGCTTGCTTTCCTTTGCTTTCCTTGttgctttttttctttttttgtgttAGGGTTAGGGTTCCCACTTCCCACTGCTCAATTCGATACTCCAAACTCACCATGGACGGAGACAATACCGAGTTCAACGACTGGGAGGTGCTTCACAACTCCGACACCGCTGCACCCGACTCTAGTGACAACGCCCCTAAGAATTTCGATGGCATCGACGGGGATTCTGAGGGAATGATCAGGTCTGATTACTTCTCTCTCGATAATCAAGGAAGagttgctgctgctgctgctgctgttaGCGATGAGGTTTCGGACTCGGTTGAGTCGGACAACCCGAGTTGGATCGATCCTGCGCCTGATACTCGCTTTGGTAGTATAAATCCTGGCGAGCTCTGGTCTGATTCGGGCAGTGATGGGTCCGACGATCGTAAACTCACGGAATTTGATGCGAAGAAGGAACTGGAATTTTTGGAAAATGCGAAAAGTCAAGTGAGTTTTGAAGGAATTGGGGAGATTCAAACCCTAACTAAGGAGACCCGCGAGTTCTGGTCTGATACTGGTGGAGATGATGGTATTTCGGCTACGGGATTTGGGTATTTTGCCAAGGAAACAGTTATGAGCGTTGGTGATTCGACCACCGAGTTGCAAGGAGAAGGAGCTGCTTTTTCGAATGAAAGTGCTGCAATTGATGAAGTGAAATCAGAGGAGAAATCGAATGATGGTGAGGTAGAGAAGAGGACTGTGGTTTGGTGGAAGGTTCCATTTGAGGTGTTGAAGTATTGTGCTTTCAGGGTTAGCCCTGTTTGGACCTTCTCTGTGGCGGCGGCCATGTTGGGTATCGTTATGTTGGGAAGGAGATTGTATAAGATGAAGAGGAAGACCCGAAGCTTGCAGCTCAAGGTGACGATGGATGACAAG AAGGTGTCCCAGTTTATGAGTCGTGCTGCACGGCTTAACGAAGCATTTTCTGTGGTGAGACGTGTTCCCATTATACGACCTTCACTTCCAGCCACAGGAGTAGCTCCGTGGCCTGTTATGACTTTGCGATAA